A region from the Buteo buteo chromosome 19, bButBut1.hap1.1, whole genome shotgun sequence genome encodes:
- the LOC142041899 gene encoding suppressor of cytokine signaling 1-like, whose protein sequence is MIRGRPDDLHNTHTTVSRPQRQHQSILPSAAPPSLPDRFRMFRSCEWEVLERSLNILQASDFYWGPLSVGEAHAKLQREPVGTYLVRDSSQGNCLFSLSVRMPTGPVSLRISFQEGYFRLKNWFSDCVVQLLELVVAGTRNNPLHFDEMGGTPLVFSEPLCRSRRAVPTLRELCCRSLPTGAVTGDGARLGGSLGMRPREEVVSAPGGRGGSEGSVIPSPSLSWAGR, encoded by the coding sequence ATGATCAGAGGGAGGCCAGATGATCTGCACAACACACACACCACTGTTTCTCGTCCGCAAAGGCAGCATCAGAGCATTCTCCCCAGCGCTGCGCCACCCAGCTTGCCCGATCGTTTCCGGATGTTTCGCAGCTGCGAGTGGGAGGTCCTGGAGCGATCCCTCAATATCCTCCAGGCCAGCGACTTCTACTGGGGCCCCTTGTCTGTGGGGGAGGCTCACGCCAAGCTCCAGCGGGAGCCTGTCGGCACCTACTTGGTGCGGGACAGCTCGCAGGGGAACTGCTTGTTCAGCCTGAGCGTGCGAATGCCGACAGGGCCCGTCAGCCTCCGAATCTCTTTCCAGGAGGGCTATTTCCGCCTGAAGAACTGGTTTTCGGACTGTGTGgtccagctgctggagctggtggtggCAGGGACCCGGAACAACCCCTTGCACTTTGATGAGATGGGGGGAACCCCCCTGGTTTTCTCTGAGCCCCTGTGTCGGAGCCGCCGGGCAGTGCCCACGCTGCGAGAACTGTGCTGCCGGAGCCTGCCCACTGGTGCTGTGACGGGGGATGGAGCAAGGCTGGGGGGCTCCTTGGGGATGCGCCCAAGGGAGGAGGTGGTCTCAGCCCCGGGTGGAAGGGGAGGGTCAGAGGGGAGTGTcatccccagcccctctctgtCCTGGGCTGGGAGATGA